The genomic region GATGAAACCCCAATTCCTGGAGCTCATCCGACTCGAGTCCCTTCACAGGCCCCAAGGATCCTACCGGCATGAAGGTTGGAGTGTCGATCTCTGCATGACCGGTCGTCAGCAACCCGACACGGCCCTTGCAAGACGGATCCGGCTGGTCGACGTGATAACGTGTCATCTCGCGTAGCATCTCATTGACTACATGTGCTCAGGCGCTGAAATACCAAGTACATCAAGCCCATTCCTCAGGACTTGCTGAACAGATCCCATCAGCACGAGCCTGGCTGCAGTCCGTTGAGGCGAGAGGATTTCCAAAGCTGTTGTGTCGTCACGCTCTTGATCAGTCACAGGGGGCAACACCCGATGCTTGTTATAAAACGTATGCAGCTGCGCCGCCAATTGTTGGAGATAGTAGGTCACACGATGCGGCTCAAACGCCAACGCACTGGCTCGGATGACTTCAGGGTAAGCGGCCAGTTTTTTGATCAGCCCCAATTCATCGGGATCCGTTAAGACCGTGAGGTCCGTCGCATTCGCAGTTGGGCGAGCGAGACCCCGTTCGGAAGCCACACGCCAGAGGCTACATATTCTGGCATGCGCATACTGAACATAGTACACGGGATTATCTGCGGACCGCTGCTTGGCTAACTCTAGGTCGAATTCTAAATGGGTCTTGGAATCGCGCATGAGAAAATAGAACTTCGCGGCATCCGCCCCAACTTCGTCGATGACTTCCCGCATCGTAATGAATTCGCCGGTCCGCTTAGACATCTTCACTTCAGCGCCACCCCTCAAGAGCTTGACCAACTGGACCAGTACCACTTGGAGGCGCTCTTTCGGATGTCCATAGGCTTGCATCACGGCTTCCATGCGATGAATGTACCCATGATGATCGGCACCTAACACGTCGATCAATAGATCGTATCCGCGTCGCAGCTTGTCATGGTGATACGCAATATCGGACGCCAAATACGTCAATTGCCCGTCCTGTTTCCTGACAACTCGGTCTTTTTCGTCACCATACTTCGACGACCGAAACCACCAGGCGCCGTCCTGTTCGAACAAGAGGTCGCGAGCCTTGAGTTCATCCAGAGCCCGTTCAACGGCCTTCGACTCCAGGAGCGAGGTCTCGCTGAACCAGGATTGAAGCTCAATCCCAAATGCGGTGAGATCATCGCGAATGCGTCCGATGAGCTCTTGATATGCCAGCGTCCGGCAGCGGGTTTCGAGAGCATCAGGAGTCATGTCAGCTTCAACTTGACCCAGCTGTTCCTTGATCCGTCGAGCGACCTCGGTGATATAGGTCCCGTGATAGCCATCCTCTGGAAACTGGAGGCTCTCTCCGGACAACTCGCGGTAACGAGCATAGACGGACGCGCCCAACAGTTTCATCTGCCGTCCGGCATCATTGATGTAATACTCGCCCACAACGTCATAGCCGATCGCCCGCAGCAATCGGATCACTGCCTGTCCGACCGCCGCACCTCTCCCGTGGCCGACATGCAACGGGCCGGTCGGGTTGGCGCTGACATATTCAATCAACACTCGGCGCCCGGTTCCGATATCAGCGTGCCCATACCGAATTCCCTGCTGTTCGACTTCACGAAGCACTTCCTGCCACAGAGCAGGCTTGATGGTGAGGTTCAGGAAACCAGGTCGGACGACTTCTACCCGATCAAACAGCTGATCCCGTTGTAAAAGATTTTCTACGATGATCTGCGCGATATCGTGGGGCGCCTTCTGTTCGGACGATGCCAATGACATGGCTACCGTCGACGCCAAGTCACCCCATTCCGGCCGTTTGGGCGCATCGAGGGTGAGCGCCGGCCAAGCGGTGGCTTTCAACTGTCCCTTTTGCTTCGCGCCGTCGAGCGCGTCAAGCAAGGCGGTCGCGACCTTCTCATGTACAACACCTTGCGACACAAGGCTTCTCCTACACCCTTCCTAAGAAAAGGAAATGAACGCGGCACTCTAACACATGAGGTATGGAGAGACAAGGCTGTTTATCGTTGTATTACAGTCACTTGCGAGACTCATGCATATATTCCAACCCCTAACACGGTCAGAATCTCCTCGACAGCAAGATCAAGGCAAGGCTTCCCATGGCAATTCTTCACCGCATCCCACGTGGGACACACACA from Nitrospira sp. harbors:
- a CDS encoding arginine--tRNA ligase → MSQGVVHEKVATALLDALDGAKQKGQLKATAWPALTLDAPKRPEWGDLASTVAMSLASSEQKAPHDIAQIIVENLLQRDQLFDRVEVVRPGFLNLTIKPALWQEVLREVEQQGIRYGHADIGTGRRVLIEYVSANPTGPLHVGHGRGAAVGQAVIRLLRAIGYDVVGEYYINDAGRQMKLLGASVYARYRELSGESLQFPEDGYHGTYITEVARRIKEQLGQVEADMTPDALETRCRTLAYQELIGRIRDDLTAFGIELQSWFSETSLLESKAVERALDELKARDLLFEQDGAWWFRSSKYGDEKDRVVRKQDGQLTYLASDIAYHHDKLRRGYDLLIDVLGADHHGYIHRMEAVMQAYGHPKERLQVVLVQLVKLLRGGAEVKMSKRTGEFITMREVIDEVGADAAKFYFLMRDSKTHLEFDLELAKQRSADNPVYYVQYAHARICSLWRVASERGLARPTANATDLTVLTDPDELGLIKKLAAYPEVIRASALAFEPHRVTYYLQQLAAQLHTFYNKHRVLPPVTDQERDDTTALEILSPQRTAARLVLMGSVQQVLRNGLDVLGISAPEHM